From Pseudoleptotrichia goodfellowii, a single genomic window includes:
- a CDS encoding glycosyltransferase — protein sequence MIEKKIYYVWIGNAKKPDIFYKCLKSWQENLPDFQITEINEKNFDMETHLKKNKFFRECYERKLWAYVSDYIRVHYMYEHSGIYVDTDMEIIKDITPLITKENMKFFIGYEDEKHISVGIFGTDRHNEVLKDLTEFYEKEIWEKPLWTIPKIFTYIFEKKYGLTDKRENTLKKGEITIYPKEYFYPYGFKEKYTPQCITENTYGIHWWNDSWTSLKARLFLETKHLTGFSKIVKKMRIVARYYIKERRIGS from the coding sequence ATGATAGAAAAAAAAATTTATTATGTGTGGATAGGGAATGCAAAGAAACCTGATATTTTCTATAAATGTCTGAAATCATGGCAGGAAAATCTTCCGGATTTTCAAATAACGGAGATAAATGAAAAAAACTTTGATATGGAAACTCATCTGAAGAAAAACAAATTTTTCAGAGAATGTTACGAAAGAAAACTTTGGGCTTATGTTTCAGACTATATAAGAGTTCATTATATGTATGAACATTCAGGAATATATGTAGATACTGATATGGAAATTATAAAGGACATAACTCCGCTAATAACAAAAGAAAATATGAAGTTTTTTATAGGTTATGAAGACGAAAAACATATAAGTGTAGGAATATTCGGAACAGACAGACATAATGAAGTTTTAAAAGATTTGACAGAATTTTACGAAAAGGAAATATGGGAAAAGCCTTTATGGACAATTCCTAAAATATTTACTTATATATTTGAAAAAAAATACGGCTTAACAGATAAAAGAGAAAATACATTGAAGAAAGGAGAAATAACAATATATCCTAAAGAATATTTTTATCCTTACGGATTTAAGGAAAAGTATACTCCCCAATGTATAACTGAAAATACTTACGGTATACATTGGTGGAACGACAGCTGGACAAGTTTAAAAGCAAGACTGTTTCTGGAAACAAAACATCTGACGGGATTTTCAAAAATAGTAAAAAAAATGAGAATAGTCGCAAGATATTATATTAAAGAAAGAAGGATAGGATCTTAA
- a CDS encoding O-antigen polysaccharide polymerase Wzy family protein, which yields MRKNGILMTVIHIFIIVFVFFLKSAIVFPNDAGEMKFLEYLLMGVYIYTFFTAKIYSDWLNSYMIFLYTLFLFNFTRVFLDIADYKEFGWATKFANYYFFYDVRIEIINVFLLVLLFTHLGFFIGIINETESEMKSLVTLKNRKIYTDFGMFLFIIALPALAYKMFIQLRIILQAGYEAYYTGILKGVDYPFFTKGSGTIMTIGFLIFLISVPSKKKFLTVSSLYLMVKLLDSFKGARAIFLTQLLFIMWYYAKVYGIKIKMKTMGKLVGFTVIFSQLLVSVRSKKVFSLDLINTVYNFLFSQGVSYLVLGYTIDFKSRIVGQGPYPYIFQGIFGFKPQSLETLTTTNSLADKLTYLLNPTAYLKGEGIGSNYIAEMYDLGYLWIIIISVLLGIFIVKYEKYVVKNRFLLLTSYYFIPNLFYIPRGSFFGEALIKNMIMLISVYVLIFGFDYMYRKIEEKYNDRKKNLLCVDRECKET from the coding sequence ATGAGAAAAAACGGAATATTAATGACAGTTATACATATATTTATTATAGTATTCGTTTTCTTTTTGAAATCGGCTATTGTGTTTCCTAATGATGCCGGAGAAATGAAGTTCCTTGAATATCTGCTGATGGGAGTGTATATTTATACTTTTTTCACTGCAAAAATTTATTCGGACTGGCTTAATTCTTATATGATTTTTCTTTATACACTGTTTTTATTTAATTTTACAAGAGTATTTTTAGACATAGCAGACTATAAAGAGTTCGGCTGGGCTACAAAATTTGCAAATTATTACTTTTTTTATGATGTAAGAATTGAGATAATAAACGTATTTCTTTTGGTTCTGCTATTTACACATTTAGGATTTTTCATAGGAATAATAAACGAAACCGAAAGTGAAATGAAAAGTCTTGTAACTCTTAAAAACAGAAAGATTTATACCGATTTCGGAATGTTTTTATTTATAATCGCATTACCGGCGTTGGCTTACAAAATGTTTATTCAGTTGCGAATCATACTTCAGGCGGGATACGAAGCTTATTATACGGGTATATTGAAAGGTGTGGATTATCCTTTTTTTACAAAAGGATCGGGAACAATAATGACAATAGGATTTTTAATATTTTTAATATCTGTTCCTTCAAAAAAGAAATTTTTGACGGTATCTTCTTTGTATCTTATGGTAAAATTACTTGATTCATTTAAAGGGGCAAGGGCCATATTTTTAACTCAACTGTTATTTATAATGTGGTATTACGCAAAAGTTTACGGAATAAAAATAAAAATGAAAACAATGGGAAAACTTGTCGGATTTACTGTCATATTTTCACAATTACTTGTTTCTGTGAGGAGTAAAAAAGTATTTTCCCTTGATTTGATAAATACAGTTTATAATTTTCTGTTTTCTCAGGGAGTAAGCTATCTTGTATTGGGCTATACGATAGACTTTAAATCAAGAATAGTAGGACAGGGTCCTTATCCGTATATATTTCAGGGGATATTTGGTTTTAAACCGCAATCTTTGGAAACTCTGACTACGACAAATTCTCTTGCGGACAAACTGACTTATCTGCTCAATCCGACGGCTTATTTAAAAGGAGAGGGGATAGGCTCGAATTATATTGCGGAAATGTATGATCTGGGATACTTGTGGATTATAATTATATCGGTACTGTTAGGGATATTTATAGTAAAATACGAGAAATACGTAGTAAAAAACAGATTTTTATTGCTGACAAGTTATTATTTTATACCCAATTTATTTTACATTCCGAGAGGTTCTTTTTTCGGAGAAGCACTGATAAAAAATATGATAATGTTAATAAGTGTTTATGTTTTAATATTCGGATTTGATTATATGTACCGAAAAATAGAGGAGAAATACAATGATAGAAAAAAAAATTTATTATGTGTGGATAGGGAATGCAAAGAAACCTGA
- a CDS encoding glycosyltransferase family 2 protein, with protein MKFTVFTPTYNRKELLRKLYESLKNQTYKDFEWLIVDDGSDDNTEKIVKEFISENKLDIKYYYKKNGGKQRAYNFAVEKARGELFICLDSDDEYISDGLETIFKYWKKYEKNDKIIGMGYLSIYPDGKVIGTEFPQNEMIESQFDIYNKYGIKGDKGLMFRTEIIKKYPFPVFEGEKFTTEALVYNRISEKYKMLYINKKIEIKQYHDDGLTAEYNNLLLRNPKGQALYHNERNRHKMSFKQKILNNAVYYKFCKIAGYPFRKIWNESESKGMLLLGLPLGMYMVSKEKSKLKSELR; from the coding sequence ATGAAGTTCACAGTATTTACACCTACTTATAACAGAAAAGAATTGTTAAGGAAGTTGTATGAATCACTGAAAAATCAGACTTATAAAGATTTTGAATGGCTTATTGTAGATGACGGCTCTGACGACAATACTGAAAAAATCGTAAAAGAGTTTATAAGTGAAAATAAACTGGATATAAAATATTATTACAAGAAAAACGGCGGAAAACAGAGAGCCTATAATTTTGCTGTGGAAAAAGCACGAGGAGAGCTATTTATATGCCTTGATTCCGATGATGAATATATTTCCGACGGACTGGAAACTATATTTAAATATTGGAAAAAATATGAAAAAAATGATAAAATAATTGGTATGGGTTATTTGTCGATTTATCCTGATGGAAAAGTCATCGGAACTGAATTTCCCCAAAATGAAATGATTGAAAGTCAATTTGATATTTATAATAAATATGGGATAAAAGGTGATAAAGGTTTGATGTTCAGAACAGAAATTATAAAAAAATATCCTTTTCCTGTATTTGAGGGAGAAAAATTTACAACAGAAGCACTTGTTTATAATAGAATATCCGAAAAATATAAAATGCTGTATATAAATAAAAAAATAGAAATAAAACAGTATCATGATGACGGACTTACTGCCGAGTATAATAATTTATTGCTTAGAAATCCTAAAGGACAGGCACTTTATCATAATGAAAGAAACAGACATAAAATGTCCTTTAAACAGAAAATTTTAAATAATGCAGTTTATTATAAATTTTGCAAAATAGCGGGGTATCCTTTCAGGAAAATTTGGAATGAAAGTGAATCAAAGGGAATGCTGCTTTTAGGATTGCCGTTAGGAATGTATATGGTGAGTAAGGAGAAAAGTAAGTTAAAATCTGAATTAAGATAA
- a CDS encoding lipopolysaccharide biosynthesis protein gives MDNKNLLKGTMVYSLMQIAIKMGSFIFLPIITRLLTPAEYGVAGTLGSMITMFTVVLGLGMYNAQMKKYVDLKDDENEMGSYMFSTFLVLFIFNLTVFGFLFTPLSKKLFSYIINLNEISYHPLITTAVVIAFVNALNTLGVTLSRMKRMYMKVAVGSLISMTTNYILAIFLIGNLRKGIIGFQGANLASSVALLLYYFKDYFGKFRFKAKKEYVKFSLKNGIPLIFIELTDQIVNLSDKLVLLKFIAPGIVGGYNLAADGGRAFSVLKGSFVDSWTPEFYEAMKKDKNNPRITGSIENFIAIISFFCVLCQLFAPEGISLIFSKGYLKAINYMPLILAGIVIQALYCLDYFFHFHENSIYIFYFSVFAMVFNLAGNLIFIPVFPQYGPYIAAWTTILAFLIRAILEMVVIKKKYGISFNYKKFLFYMIIVLNPVILYLSNDNISWTKFGLKIVYLAVVTKLIVNKEVYAKIANIVIKLKNKIVK, from the coding sequence ATGGATAATAAAAATTTATTAAAAGGGACAATGGTTTATTCCCTTATGCAAATAGCCATTAAAATGGGGTCATTTATATTTTTGCCTATAATAACAAGATTATTGACACCTGCCGAATATGGAGTTGCAGGAACTTTGGGATCAATGATTACAATGTTTACAGTTGTTTTAGGCTTGGGAATGTATAATGCACAGATGAAAAAATATGTTGATTTGAAAGATGACGAAAATGAAATGGGAAGCTATATGTTTTCGACATTTCTCGTTTTATTTATCTTTAATTTGACAGTATTCGGTTTTTTGTTTACTCCTTTGTCGAAAAAATTATTTTCTTATATAATAAATTTGAATGAAATTTCATATCATCCTTTAATAACTACTGCAGTAGTTATTGCTTTTGTAAATGCTCTGAATACTTTGGGGGTAACTCTTTCACGAATGAAGAGAATGTATATGAAAGTCGCTGTGGGAAGCCTTATAAGTATGACGACTAACTATATTCTGGCGATATTTCTTATAGGTAATCTTCGCAAAGGAATAATCGGATTTCAGGGAGCAAATTTAGCATCATCGGTAGCTTTATTGCTGTATTATTTTAAAGATTATTTCGGAAAATTCAGATTCAAGGCAAAAAAGGAGTATGTAAAATTTTCTTTGAAAAACGGGATACCGTTAATATTTATAGAATTGACAGACCAGATAGTAAATCTGAGCGATAAACTGGTACTTCTTAAATTTATAGCTCCCGGAATAGTTGGAGGTTATAACCTTGCAGCAGACGGAGGAAGAGCTTTTTCAGTATTGAAAGGATCTTTTGTCGACAGTTGGACTCCTGAATTTTACGAAGCTATGAAAAAAGACAAAAATAATCCGAGAATAACAGGAAGTATTGAAAATTTTATTGCAATAATATCTTTTTTTTGCGTATTGTGTCAGCTGTTTGCTCCTGAAGGGATAAGTCTGATATTTTCCAAAGGATATTTAAAAGCCATAAATTACATGCCTCTTATTCTTGCGGGAATCGTAATACAGGCACTGTATTGTCTTGATTATTTTTTCCATTTTCACGAAAACAGTATTTATATATTTTATTTTTCGGTGTTTGCAATGGTATTCAACCTTGCAGGAAATCTTATATTTATACCTGTATTTCCTCAATACGGACCGTATATAGCTGCATGGACCACTATACTCGCTTTTTTAATAAGAGCAATACTTGAAATGGTTGTAATTAAAAAGAAATACGGAATATCTTTCAATTATAAAAAATTTCTGTTTTATATGATAATAGTTTTAAATCCTGTAATCCTGTATTTATCTAATGATAATATTTCATGGACAAAATTCGGATTGAAGATAGTGTATCTGGCAGTGGTTACAAAATTAATAGTAAACAAAGAAGTTTATGCTAAAATAGCGAATATTGTTATTAAATTAAAAAATAAGATTGTTAAATAA
- a CDS encoding KpsF/GutQ family sugar-phosphate isomerase: protein MEFDIIKEVQKTFNIEISELERVKNRINENFEKLVYMINGLEHRKVVVTGIGKSGIIGKKIAATLASTGTSAIFINAAEALHGDLGMISEGDIVIAISNSGNSDEILSIMTPIKKIGAEIVAFTGNETSPLAKHAKVVINIGVEKEASNLGTAPMSSTTATLVMGDALASVLMKMRNFTENDFAKYHPGGSLGKRLLLTVSDLMHSGEELPVLAADENIENVLLVLTKKKMGAVCISETGKENGKLIGIITEGDIRRALVHKEEFFSYKAKDIMISTPVSIGRNAMAMEALKLMENRKSQINVLPVVENRNVVGIIRVHDLIGLK from the coding sequence TTGGAATTTGATATTATAAAAGAGGTCCAAAAAACTTTTAATATTGAAATTTCCGAACTGGAAAGGGTGAAAAACAGAATAAATGAAAACTTTGAAAAACTTGTCTATATGATAAATGGATTGGAACATAGAAAAGTAGTCGTTACAGGCATAGGAAAATCGGGGATTATAGGAAAGAAAATAGCAGCTACACTTGCTTCTACAGGGACAAGTGCTATATTTATAAATGCAGCCGAAGCTCTTCACGGAGATTTAGGAATGATAAGTGAGGGAGATATAGTTATTGCTATTTCCAATAGCGGAAATTCCGATGAAATATTGAGTATAATGACACCGATAAAAAAAATCGGAGCTGAAATAGTCGCTTTTACAGGAAATGAAACTTCTCCTTTGGCAAAACATGCGAAAGTTGTTATAAATATAGGAGTCGAAAAAGAAGCAAGTAATTTGGGAACGGCTCCTATGAGCTCCACTACTGCAACTCTTGTAATGGGAGATGCTTTGGCATCGGTACTTATGAAGATGAGAAACTTTACTGAAAATGATTTTGCAAAATATCATCCGGGAGGCAGTTTGGGGAAAAGACTTCTTTTAACAGTGTCGGATTTAATGCATTCAGGGGAAGAACTTCCTGTATTGGCTGCTGATGAAAATATAGAAAATGTTCTTCTTGTTCTGACCAAGAAAAAAATGGGAGCAGTTTGTATTTCCGAAACGGGAAAAGAGAATGGCAAACTTATCGGAATTATTACCGAGGGAGATATAAGACGGGCATTAGTTCATAAAGAAGAATTTTTTTCTTATAAAGCTAAGGATATTATGATTTCTACACCTGTGTCTATAGGTAGAAATGCTATGGCAATGGAAGCTTTGAAACTTATGGAAAACAGAAAAAGCCAGATAAATGTGCTTCCTGTTGTGGAAAACAGAAATGTAGTCGGAATAATAAGAGTGCATGACTTGATAGGATTGAAATAA
- a CDS encoding mannose-1-phosphate guanylyltransferase, which translates to MDKVVLIMAGGSGTRFWPLSTNERPKQFLDLVSDKTMIRETVNRVTKLIPAEKIFISTNIDYLDIVKKELPEIPERNIIFEPMARDTAACIGYAALIIKKLYENSIMAVLPSDHLIKKEKEFLESLEFAFEKAKNDVIVTLGIKPSYPETGYGYIEYIKNKNLAKEQSKEKFEIYKVKSFREKPNKEIAEKYIEKGNYLWNSGMFVWKTDFILNEIRKYMDSHKPVTDKIEEMLSNIDLNEFYGKKLSSYVSEEFEKFEKISIDFGVMEHTRAVLVIPVDIEWNDVGSFKSLEDVFPKDKDNNIVKAEKYEEIESEGNIIINKENDKIIATIGLEDIVIVNTKDALLVCHKEKSQEIKKILTKIKKYKK; encoded by the coding sequence ATGGATAAAGTTGTACTGATAATGGCAGGAGGAAGCGGAACGAGATTTTGGCCCTTGTCGACAAACGAAAGACCGAAACAGTTTCTGGATTTGGTGTCGGATAAGACAATGATAAGGGAAACCGTTAACAGAGTGACTAAACTCATTCCTGCGGAAAAGATTTTCATTTCTACAAATATTGATTATTTGGATATTGTGAAAAAGGAATTGCCTGAAATACCCGAAAGAAATATAATTTTTGAGCCTATGGCGAGAGATACTGCGGCATGTATAGGTTATGCAGCATTGATAATAAAAAAATTATATGAAAACAGTATAATGGCAGTGTTGCCATCGGATCATCTTATAAAAAAAGAAAAAGAATTTTTGGAAAGTCTTGAGTTTGCTTTTGAAAAAGCCAAAAATGATGTGATTGTAACTTTGGGAATAAAGCCTTCTTACCCTGAAACAGGCTATGGATATATTGAGTACATTAAAAATAAAAACTTGGCAAAAGAACAGTCGAAAGAAAAATTTGAAATATATAAAGTGAAAAGTTTCAGAGAAAAACCTAACAAAGAAATAGCTGAAAAATATATTGAAAAAGGAAATTATCTCTGGAATAGCGGAATGTTCGTTTGGAAAACAGACTTTATCTTAAATGAAATAAGAAAATATATGGATTCACATAAACCTGTTACGGATAAGATAGAAGAAATGCTTAGTAATATTGATCTAAATGAATTTTACGGGAAAAAACTGAGTAGTTATGTAAGTGAAGAATTTGAAAAATTTGAGAAAATATCCATAGATTTCGGAGTGATGGAGCATACAAGAGCTGTACTTGTAATTCCGGTAGATATAGAATGGAATGATGTGGGAAGTTTTAAATCCCTCGAAGATGTTTTCCCTAAGGACAAGGATAATAATATTGTTAAGGCAGAAAAATACGAGGAAATAGAGTCAGAAGGAAACATCATTATAAATAAGGAAAATGATAAAATTATAGCAACCATAGGCTTGGAAGACATTGTAATCGTAAATACGAAAGATGCTCTGCTTGTGTGCCATAAGGAAAAAAGTCAGGAAATAAAAAAAATATTGACAAAAATAAAAAAATATAAAAAATAA
- the adhP gene encoding alcohol dehydrogenase AdhP, whose amino-acid sequence MKAVVVNEKGTGEVQIVEKEVPKVGPGEALVEVEYCGVCHTDLHVANGDFGKVPGRILGHEGIGIVKEVAPDVKTLKVGDRVSIAWFFEGCGVCEYCTTGRETLCRNVKNAGYSVDGGMAEYCLVTADYAVKVPEGLDPAQASSITCAGVTCYKAIKVSKIEPGQWIAIYGCGGLGNLAIQYAKHVFNAHVIAVDINQDKLELAKEVGADYIINGKNVADPAAEIKKITNGGAHAAVVTAVSKVAFNQAIDSVRAAGKVVAVGLPSETMDLPIVKTVLDGIEVIGSLVGTRKDLEEAFQFGAEGKVVPVVQKRALTDAPEIFKEMEEGKIQGRMVLDMKGSGCGCGHKH is encoded by the coding sequence ATGAAAGCTGTAGTTGTAAATGAAAAAGGAACAGGAGAAGTTCAAATCGTTGAAAAAGAAGTACCGAAAGTAGGACCGGGAGAAGCATTGGTAGAAGTGGAATATTGTGGAGTATGCCATACTGATTTGCACGTAGCAAACGGTGATTTCGGAAAAGTTCCGGGAAGAATTTTAGGGCATGAAGGTATAGGGATAGTAAAAGAAGTGGCTCCTGATGTAAAAACATTGAAAGTAGGAGACAGAGTAAGTATCGCTTGGTTTTTTGAAGGATGCGGAGTTTGTGAATACTGTACTACAGGAAGAGAAACTCTTTGCAGAAACGTAAAAAATGCAGGATATTCAGTTGACGGAGGAATGGCTGAATACTGTCTTGTAACTGCCGATTACGCAGTGAAAGTGCCTGAAGGATTGGATCCTGCTCAGGCGAGCAGCATTACATGTGCAGGTGTTACTTGTTATAAAGCTATTAAAGTATCCAAAATCGAGCCTGGACAATGGATCGCAATATACGGATGCGGAGGATTGGGAAATTTGGCTATTCAATATGCAAAACACGTATTCAATGCTCACGTAATAGCAGTAGATATTAATCAGGATAAATTGGAATTGGCAAAAGAAGTAGGGGCAGATTATATAATTAACGGTAAAAATGTAGCAGATCCTGCTGCAGAAATCAAAAAAATAACAAATGGAGGAGCACATGCGGCAGTTGTAACGGCAGTATCTAAAGTAGCATTCAATCAGGCTATTGATTCTGTACGTGCTGCCGGGAAAGTAGTTGCAGTAGGACTTCCTTCTGAAACAATGGATTTACCTATTGTTAAAACTGTTCTTGACGGAATAGAAGTTATAGGATCACTTGTAGGAACGAGAAAAGACTTGGAAGAAGCATTCCAATTTGGTGCCGAAGGAAAAGTAGTTCCTGTAGTTCAAAAAAGAGCATTGACAGATGCGCCTGAAATATTCAAAGAAATGGAAGAAGGAAAAATTCAGGGACGTATGGTACTTGATATGAAAGGTTCAGGATGTGGATGCGGTCATAAACATTAA
- a CDS encoding DUF1439 domain-containing protein has translation MKKNVIIKRILIIMAVLFGIISCDFLENKTIHVPKKTIQEKTDKKFPVTKNFLVSKVTLKNPKVDFKDEKILIETDYDISLLDDRSKGKMYLSSGIRYDKDKEELYLVDLSVDKITDENGKVRANSKAENTLISLITNYVEMSPVYKYGEEREKKEKEGKKKQIKIKNMYIKNGKFYVQT, from the coding sequence ATGAAAAAGAATGTAATAATAAAAAGAATACTCATTATAATGGCAGTTCTTTTCGGAATAATATCGTGTGATTTTCTTGAAAACAAAACGATACATGTTCCGAAGAAAACAATACAGGAAAAAACTGATAAAAAATTTCCTGTAACAAAAAACTTTTTGGTATCAAAAGTAACATTGAAAAATCCTAAAGTGGATTTTAAAGATGAGAAGATTCTCATAGAAACTGATTATGATATATCTTTACTGGATGACAGAAGCAAAGGGAAAATGTATTTGAGTAGCGGAATACGCTATGATAAAGATAAGGAAGAACTGTATCTGGTAGATTTGTCGGTGGATAAGATTACCGATGAAAACGGAAAAGTGAGAGCAAACTCCAAAGCTGAAAATACACTGATTTCTCTAATAACAAATTATGTAGAAATGTCGCCTGTATACAAATACGGCGAAGAAAGAGAAAAGAAAGAAAAAGAAGGAAAGAAAAAGCAAATCAAAATAAAAAATATGTATATAAAAAACGGTAAATTTTATGTACAGACATAA